One Ictalurus furcatus strain D&B chromosome 24, Billie_1.0, whole genome shotgun sequence DNA segment encodes these proteins:
- the grifin gene encoding grifin, whose product FFQFEASCPDGLCPGWSIILRGQPSSEANKFEINFLCDQDDRIAFHFNPRFTESDIVCNSFLANQWGQEERCTNFPFGTNEHFQIEIDSDDDNFHVYIDDTKIMQYKHRVKDLKTITKVQVVNDINISSVEITRKHFC is encoded by the exons TTCTTCCAGTTTGAAGCTTCCTGTCCTGATGGCCTATGTCCAGGATGGAGCATCATCCTAAGAGGACAGCCTAGCTCAGAAGCCAATAA GTTTGAGATCAATTTCCTCTGTGATCAGGACGACAGAATAGCCTTTCATTTCAACCCCCGCTTCACTGAATCAGACATAGTCTGTAACTCCTTCCTTGCAAACCAATGGGGGCAGGAAGAGAGATGCACCAACTTCCCGTTTGGCACCAACGAGCATTTTCAG ATCGAAATTGACTCAGACGATGACAACTTCCATGTTTACATCGATGACACAAAGATCATGCAGTATAAGCATCGTGTCAAGGACCTGAAGACCATCACTAAAGTCCAGGTGGTGAATGACATCAACATCTCCTCTGTGGAGATCACCAGGAAACATTTTTGCTAA